A window of the Gloeothece verrucosa PCC 7822 genome harbors these coding sequences:
- a CDS encoding transposase family protein — translation MKRQLTKILDLPGVLVKEQKTCENTLILEVELQDKAARCPNCCKISHRLHQNHYFLVKDIPWGEKEIILKVNRRQFKCNNCQKPFSEQLEFVGSRKKYTHRYAKFITEQVVNSDLLSGEHPIFVSA, via the coding sequence ATGAAACGGCAACTTACCAAAATTCTTGATTTACCAGGAGTTTTAGTTAAAGAACAAAAAACTTGTGAAAATACTTTGATTTTAGAGGTAGAGCTTCAAGATAAAGCAGCCCGTTGTCCTAATTGTTGTAAAATAAGTCACCGCCTTCATCAAAACCATTATTTTTTAGTTAAAGATATACCTTGGGGAGAAAAAGAAATTATTTTAAAAGTAAATCGACGACAGTTTAAATGTAATAATTGTCAAAAACCTTTTAGTGAACAGTTAGAATTTGTTGGCTCTCGAAAAAAATATACTCACAGATACGCAAAATTTATTACTGAACAAGTTGTTAATAGCGACCTTTTAAGTGGGGAGCATCCCATTTTTGTAAGTGCATAG
- a CDS encoding AAA family ATPase — protein MTVANKPTEPKFLANPEAEELILGGILFDSRAIAKVENILSPEHFYVRSHATIYQTALELYRSGLPTDLMTVSHHLEEKGVLEQIGGISRLATLIERTVSAANIDSYARNIVRKHWEKRELQSLSYKITEWVEDPNYSPAQIAELIIHQAQSLTIASGDKSLLSRAIAQIKQILKIPDLSELQQNAKLEHLRSELKINPYQWENNFVQAAKKELRGETQKARLKLEILAYVQTLDPYEKMLLKSHICSHYRLSKADLNYLVQQTQKELETMAQSDFSFDEFLNSGTVGLQWLVPGILPVGETVLLAALAKTGKTLLATDIAYGVLTGERVLGEQPGVKGKVLLVTSDESGNSTKRRLRAKGFDLLANRNDLRIITKLDINDLSPLDKALGEHQPVLVIIDSLTSITDNLGVSEKDPEFARSIYHLKNLIGSYGASGILIHHENKCPDAKGINQVSGSARIVAATWGVLQLKAVNPDDEQDPRRWLRVKPREGQAVCHILKLNPKDLWASSTIFDYVGEFGDENGEKRTQGQRVLDLLARFAPHGLDYSEIDSYLNIGRSLYTVLDRLEDRQLITKQRSLVNPRRWMYCLPTTGDDDDDGGGQPPPVPDTPPPTESLSNTETITVSQSEPNITSSAGTTDNGNAASDVANLSEEAPNNQVEVTDLNELDDNQTVENQPSKPAPLFEIGQQVERYIPTYDLTQKGRTIVNRAFKVFEWVYLLNDAANTWVHERYLRATVIEDNEGG, from the coding sequence ATGACCGTAGCAAATAAACCAACAGAACCCAAATTTTTAGCCAATCCTGAAGCCGAAGAACTCATCTTAGGTGGCATTTTATTTGACTCTAGGGCGATCGCCAAAGTCGAAAATATCCTATCCCCCGAACACTTTTATGTTCGTAGTCACGCCACTATTTACCAAACCGCTTTAGAATTGTACCGTTCTGGACTGCCTACCGATTTGATGACAGTGAGCCATCACTTGGAAGAAAAAGGTGTTCTAGAGCAAATTGGCGGAATTTCTCGGCTGGCTACCTTAATTGAACGTACCGTATCAGCAGCTAACATAGATAGCTATGCTCGGAACATTGTCAGAAAACACTGGGAAAAACGTGAGCTTCAATCCCTCAGTTACAAAATAACCGAATGGGTAGAAGACCCTAATTATTCTCCCGCTCAAATCGCCGAACTGATCATCCATCAAGCCCAATCTCTTACCATCGCTTCAGGGGATAAATCACTATTATCTAGAGCGATCGCTCAAATAAAGCAAATCCTCAAAATCCCTGATTTATCCGAACTTCAACAGAACGCCAAGCTAGAACACCTACGCTCGGAGCTAAAGATTAATCCCTATCAATGGGAGAACAACTTTGTCCAAGCCGCTAAAAAGGAACTTCGGGGAGAAACCCAGAAAGCCAGGCTGAAGCTGGAGATTTTGGCTTATGTCCAGACTCTAGACCCTTATGAGAAAATGTTGCTTAAAAGTCACATTTGCAGCCATTATCGTCTTTCTAAAGCTGATTTAAATTATTTAGTCCAACAGACCCAAAAAGAGTTAGAAACAATGGCTCAATCAGATTTTAGTTTCGACGAGTTTTTAAATAGTGGTACAGTGGGCTTGCAGTGGCTCGTTCCTGGTATTTTGCCTGTAGGGGAAACGGTGTTATTAGCCGCTCTAGCCAAAACCGGTAAAACTCTCTTGGCGACTGACATAGCCTACGGCGTGTTAACAGGTGAACGAGTTCTGGGGGAGCAACCAGGAGTCAAAGGTAAAGTCTTGTTAGTCACCTCGGATGAGTCTGGTAACTCGACTAAGAGGCGGCTAAGAGCTAAGGGTTTTGATCTGCTGGCTAACCGTAATGATCTAAGAATCATAACCAAGCTGGATATTAATGACTTATCGCCTTTAGATAAGGCACTGGGAGAGCATCAACCGGTGTTGGTAATTATTGATTCATTGACTAGCATTACCGATAATTTAGGAGTATCGGAAAAAGACCCAGAGTTTGCTCGTTCGATTTATCATTTGAAAAACTTAATCGGTAGTTATGGCGCGTCAGGGATCTTAATTCATCATGAGAACAAATGTCCTGATGCTAAGGGAATCAACCAAGTTTCAGGGAGTGCGAGAATTGTAGCCGCTACTTGGGGAGTTTTGCAACTCAAAGCCGTTAACCCTGATGACGAACAAGATCCTCGTCGTTGGTTAAGAGTTAAGCCGCGTGAAGGTCAAGCGGTTTGCCATATACTCAAGCTTAATCCCAAGGATTTATGGGCATCTAGCACCATATTTGATTATGTTGGCGAATTCGGTGACGAAAATGGAGAAAAGAGAACTCAAGGTCAGCGTGTGCTGGATTTACTGGCTCGGTTTGCGCCGCATGGGCTAGATTACAGCGAAATTGACTCCTATCTGAATATCGGGCGATCGCTTTATACCGTATTAGATCGCTTAGAAGACCGGCAACTAATTACTAAACAGCGCTCACTGGTCAACCCCAGGCGTTGGATGTACTGTTTGCCAACTACTGGGGATGATGATGACGATGGTGGAGGCCAACCGCCGCCGGTACCGGATACTCCGCCTCCAACCGAATCACTCTCTAATACTGAGACAATAACCGTTTCTCAATCAGAACCAAATATTACCAGCAGCGCTGGCACAACTGATAACGGTAATGCGGCATCGGATGTGGCTAATTTATCTGAGGAGGCTCCTAACAATCAAGTTGAAGTAACTGATTTAAATGAATTAGATGATAACCAGACAGTAGAAAACCAACCATCTAAACCCGCTCCTTTGTTTGAAATTGGTCAACAAGTGGAGCGTTACATTCCGACTTATGATTTAACACAAAAAGGAAGGACAATTGTTAATCGAGCGTTTAAAGTTTTTGAATGGGTTTATTTATTAAATGATGCCGCTAATACTTGGGTTCATGAGCGTTATCTACGGGCAACTGTAATTGAAGATAATGAGGGGGGTTAA
- a CDS encoding DUF4158 domain-containing protein → MKRIWQPEELIEHWTLLPSEETLVKRKTASHRLGLALLLKFYQYEGQFPANKGDIPTQAIRYVAEQLKLDPNRFDKYDFNGRTVKAHRVAIRDFLGFRVLLDLLC, encoded by the coding sequence ATGAAACGAATCTGGCAGCCCGAAGAATTAATTGAACACTGGACACTTTTACCTTCTGAGGAAACCCTTGTTAAGAGAAAAACCGCTTCTCATCGTTTGGGATTAGCTTTACTATTGAAATTTTACCAGTATGAAGGTCAATTCCCCGCTAATAAAGGAGATATTCCAACTCAAGCAATTCGCTACGTCGCCGAACAGCTAAAACTTGACCCCAATCGGTTCGACAAATACGATTTCAACGGACGTACCGTCAAAGCGCATCGGGTGGCCATTCGGGATTTTTTGGGCTTTCGGGTTCTTCTAGACTTATTATGCTAA
- a CDS encoding helix-turn-helix domain-containing protein, whose translation MFLTATRMDMKELREKAGLSAEEAAFKLGVAHSTIRNWESGKTEPSLGVTKISELLRLYQCTFEQLEEAVRETRTKIH comes from the coding sequence ATGTTTTTAACAGCAACCCGTATGGATATGAAAGAACTGCGAGAAAAGGCTGGCTTGAGTGCTGAAGAAGCCGCCTTTAAGCTTGGAGTAGCTCACTCTACCATCAGAAATTGGGAAAGTGGAAAAACTGAGCCATCTTTAGGCGTGACAAAAATTTCTGAATTATTGCGCCTGTACCAATGCACTTTTGAACAATTGGAGGAAGCGGTACGAGAAACTCGCACCAAAATTCATTAA
- a CDS encoding calcium-binding protein gives MISLEEPEKLTLTGTGNLEAIGNSLDNTLTGNSGNNTLTGNEGNDSLDGKAGSDTLVGGLGNDLYTVDNINDVITENSDEGIDSVNASVSFTLADNVENLTLTGSSNLNGTGNSLNNTLTGNTGANILSAGDGNDSINGGSGDDTLYGEEGNDTLIGGAGNDVFDGGNGDDKLTGGAGADSLKGGEGVNTFIINPLSDSLLANFDRISDLKIGVDFIDGSSAVGAASVIKLGKVTELSEVSIASVLNSTNFVKNGATTFTFVEGTTTRTFLALNNGTAGFSASTDAIIEITGYTGDLTNLAII, from the coding sequence ATAATAAGTCTAGAAGAACCCGAAAAATTAACTCTAACCGGAACGGGCAACCTTGAGGCCATAGGAAATAGTCTTGATAACACCCTCACGGGCAATAGTGGTAATAACACCTTAACGGGAAATGAAGGTAATGATAGCCTTGATGGAAAAGCGGGTAGCGATACTCTCGTTGGAGGGTTAGGGAATGATCTTTACACCGTCGATAATATCAACGATGTCATTACTGAAAATAGCGATGAAGGAATTGATAGCGTTAACGCTTCGGTTAGCTTTACCCTTGCAGATAATGTAGAAAATCTTACCCTCACTGGTAGTAGTAACCTCAACGGAACCGGCAACAGTCTTAATAATACTTTGACCGGTAACACTGGGGCTAATATTTTATCGGCAGGAGACGGTAACGATAGCATTAATGGCGGTAGCGGTGACGACACCCTCTACGGAGAGGAAGGAAATGATACTTTAATCGGTGGTGCGGGTAATGATGTGTTCGATGGGGGAAACGGCGATGATAAACTTACCGGTGGGGCGGGTGCTGACTCCCTTAAAGGAGGAGAAGGCGTTAATACTTTCATCATTAATCCTTTAAGTGATTCCTTATTGGCTAATTTTGACCGTATCAGCGATCTTAAGATTGGTGTGGACTTCATTGATGGTTCTAGTGCTGTAGGAGCGGCATCAGTGATAAAATTAGGAAAAGTTACAGAGTTAAGTGAAGTGTCCATCGCATCAGTTCTCAATTCCACTAACTTCGTTAAAAACGGAGCCACTACTTTTACTTTTGTCGAAGGAACGACTACACGCACTTTCCTTGCTCTTAATAATGGTACAGCCGGCTTTAGTGCCAGCACTGATGCAATTATTGAGATTACAGGTTACACGGGTGACTTAACTAATTTAGCTATTATTTAG
- a CDS encoding tyrosine-type recombinase/integrase — protein MNSQNTPTTESCKITRDHLTPNEVSQLIEAVKKKGGWYAYRNATLILMLYRHGLRRTEAAHIRWSDVDLAEGTIYIRRVKGSRSGRHPIGGDEMRALKKLRRDYAPSPFVFTGNRRTPLTERTISHIVHQAGILAGFEFTVHAHLLRHACGYYLANKGVDTRIIQDYLGHANIQNTVRYTQLSSARFEGLWD, from the coding sequence ATGAACTCACAGAACACACCGACCACTGAAAGCTGCAAAATTACTAGAGACCATCTTACACCCAATGAAGTTAGTCAGTTAATTGAGGCAGTGAAGAAAAAAGGCGGGTGGTATGCCTATCGTAATGCTACTTTAATTTTAATGCTTTATCGTCATGGACTTCGCCGAACTGAAGCGGCACACATAAGATGGTCTGATGTCGATTTAGCCGAAGGAACTATTTATATCCGGCGAGTTAAAGGTTCTCGTTCGGGTCGTCATCCTATAGGTGGGGATGAAATGAGAGCCTTAAAAAAACTTCGCAGAGACTACGCTCCTTCTCCGTTTGTCTTTACAGGAAATCGTCGCACTCCTTTAACTGAAAGGACGATTAGCCATATTGTGCATCAAGCCGGAATTCTGGCGGGTTTTGAGTTTACAGTTCATGCCCATTTACTTCGTCACGCTTGTGGGTATTATCTGGCGAATAAGGGCGTAGATACTAGAATAATTCAGGATTACCTTGGCCATGCCAATATTCAGAACACAGTGCGTTACACACAGCTATCATCAGCGAGATTTGAGGGGCTTTGGGATTAG